A part of Gossypium hirsutum isolate 1008001.06 chromosome A07, Gossypium_hirsutum_v2.1, whole genome shotgun sequence genomic DNA contains:
- the LOC107955453 gene encoding cytochrome P450 94A1 gives MMFTQLFTSLLLFALPFLILTIIRRTSKSQKSASSPPNIPKSYPIIGSYFAIKSNRENRVQWTTEILQSSPSATFTLHNLFGSRQIFTANPANVQHMLKTHFFNYHKGPFSRDVLFDFLGHGIFNVDGESWKFQRQVSSHEFNTKSLRKFVQTVADTELHDRLIPMLSDAVVDKSVLDLQEILQRFAFDNVCKIAFGFDPACLLPSLPSAQFAEAFEDATDTSSKRFRAFLSIAWKIKRFFNVGSEKRFHTAVTQVRDFARKIVKEKKQELADNSSLESVDLLSRFLTSGHTDENFATDIVISFILAGRDTTSAALTWFFWLLHKNPEVEKEILKEIKGKSGMPVFEEVKDMVYTHAALCECMRLYPPVPLDGKTEVDDDILPDGTVVKKGTVVTYHPYAMGRMEKIWGSDWAEFKPERWLQRDEAGKWSFVGRDPYTYPVFQAGPRVCLGKEMAFLQMKRVVSGVLRQFKVVPAVEDGFEPSLIVYLTSKMKGGFPVRMEEREDLD, from the coding sequence ATGATGTTTACTCAGCTGTTTACTTCCTTGTTGCTTTTCGCTCTCCCGTTTTTAATCTTAACCATCATCAGAAGAACGTCGAAATCCCAGAAATCAGCCTCATCTCCTCCAAATATCCCCAAATCTTACCCAATAATCGGTTCCTATTTTGCTATCAAATCCAATCGAGAAAACCGTGTGCAATGGACTACCGAAATCCTCCAGAGTTCGCCCTCTGCAACTTTCACCCTCCACAACTTATTTGGTAGCCGCCAGATTTTCACTGCCAACCCCGCCAATGTCCAGCACATGCTCAAGACCCATTTCTTCAACTACCATAAGGGCCCTTTCTCCAGGGATGTTCTCTTCGATTTTCTCGGCCACGGCATCTTCAACGTCGATGGCGAGTCTTGGAAGTTCCAGAGACAAGTTTCTAGCCACGAGTTCAACACCAAGTCGCTTCGTAAATTCGTGCAAACCGTGGCTGATACCGAGCTTCACGACCGTTTGATTCCGATGTTATCTGATGCTGTTGTCGATAAGTCCGTGCTTGACTTGCAAGAGATTCTTCAGAGATTCGCTTTTGACAACGTTTGTAAGATCGCTTTTGGGTTTGACCCTGCCTGTCTTTTGCCTTCTTTACCGTCGGCGCAGTTTGCTGAAGCGTTTGAAGATGCTACTGATACAAGTAGCAAAAGGTTTCGTGCTTTTCTTAGCATAGCTTGGAAAATCAAGCGATTTTTCAATGTGGGATCGGAGAAAAGATTCCATACTGCGGTCACTCAAGTTCGTGATTTCGCGAGGAAGATTGTAAAGGAAAAGAAACAGGAGCTGGCTGATAATTCGTCTTTGGAATCTGTTGATCTGTTGTCGAGGTTCTTGACCTCAGGCCATACGGACGAGAATTTCGCGACGGATATTGTCATCAGCTTCATACTTGCCGGCCGTGACACAACATCGGCTGCTTTGACGTGGTTTTTCTGGTTATTACACAAGAACCCTGAAGTTGAAAAGGAGATTCTCAAAGAAATCAAAGGGAAATCCGGTATGCCGGTGTTTGAGGAAGTTAAAGACATGGTTTACACACACGCTGCTCTTTGCGAGTGCATGAGACTGTACCCTCCAGTCCCATTGGACGGCAAAACGGAGGTGGACGACGATATTTTACCGGACGGGACGGTTGTGAAGAAAGGAACGGTGGTGACGTATCATCCTTACGCGATGGGGAGGATGGAGAAGATATGGGGATCGGATTGGGCAGAGTTCAAGCCAGAAAGATGGTTGCAGAGAGATGAGGCGGGGAAATGGAGCTTTGTGGGGAGAGATCCATATACTTACCCAGTGTTCCAGGCGGGACCCAGGGTTTGTTTGGGGAAGGAGATGGCGTTCTTGCAGATGAAAAGGGTGGTGAGTGGCGTTCTAAGGCAGTTCAAGGTGGTGCCGGCAGTGGAGGATGGGTTTGAGCCTTCGTTAATTGTTTATCTAACATCGAAGATGAAAGGTGGGTTCCCAGTCAGGATGGAGGAAAGGGAAGATCTCGATTGA
- the LOC107956357 gene encoding uncharacterized protein, producing the protein MESTALNGRMTRWQILLFEFDIVYVNQKAVKGSAIADFLASRALEDYEPLNFNFPNEDLMYVAIAEGDMPEDHSWKLNFDGASNAVGNGVGAVLISPNVYHYPFTCKLDFDCTNNMAEYEACIMGIRAAIDREIKVLEVYGDSALVIYQLKGEWETRDPKLISYRKLIRELIKEFDDITFHYLPRDEN; encoded by the coding sequence atggagtcaaccgcTTTAAATGGAAGGATGACCCGATGGCAGATTCTGCtcttcgaatttgacatagtctatgtaaACCAAAAAGCTGTGaaggggagtgcaatagcagatttcctagctagtagagctttAGAGGACTATGAACCTTTGAATTTCAATTTCCccaatgaagatctaatgtatgtaGCAATCGCTGAAGGAGACATGCCTGAAGATCattcttggaaattaaattttgacggagcatcAAATGCCGTTGgaaatggagttggggcagtacTGATATCCCCGAATGTatatcattatcctttcacttgCAAGCTGGATTTTGactgtacaaataacatggcagaatacgaggcatgtatcatgggaattcgGGCAGCTATAGACCGCGAAATCAAAGTattagaagtatatggagattctgcattggtaatttatcagcttaaAGGCGAGTGGGAAACGAGAGATCCCAAATTGATCAGTTACCGAAAGTTAATCCGGgaattaattaaagagtttgatgatattaccTTTCATTACCTCCCGCGAGACGAGAATTAG